A stretch of the bacterium genome encodes the following:
- a CDS encoding PAS domain S-box protein: MPPPPPPHPELDPSLLAAVFHNAVDGIFLADADSGLILHANPAAGRLLGRDHRELPGLHQTALHPPGESDRYAEMFAAHVQTAAAARPVFVESLVRHADGRDIPVTINTTLWQSGGQRIVQGIFRDISAQQAATRALDHERSRLLALLRAIPDLVWLKDPAGRYRACNPAFERLYGQPESKLIGHTDFDFVDSTTAEFFRDHDRRAAEAGRPTRNEEWLTFTDGGYRGLFETVKTPMRDSQGGLIGVLGVARDITEVRRAQGRLRGSRDEELAQARGLQATVSGLESERNLFIAGPVVAFRWRATEGWPVEYVSANVVGVLGYGAEEFLSGTQRYADLIHPDDLDRVREEVQKASAGPTAFFEHRPYRLRHRDGRLLWLHDFTRILRDNEGRPTHYYGYVLDISERIGMQEHLRAESDFREALIESATEGICAGYMCDEAPYVRMTVWNRRLRELTGYTQYDINHLGWYQALFPEATLRERAIARARRAVAGEHLHGEEWTITTRDGRQRTLRVSTAAIPGSGLEGRSSMLGVMEDVTGQRQLEETLRQAQRLEALGTLVGGIAHDFNNFLAGMLGNLHLAMQVLGDGSAAAEATAVANARERLGSVEQLGTQAAVMIERLLAFGRRDRPQLHPVDLAVFVRATLDHARAALPEGCLLEVDVPAAPVVVAADETQMRQVLLNLLANAGDAMHGRMAPRLTVSLDATTLDPQFRQAHGGLPSGHYARLIVADNGPGIAAADLPHVFEPFFTTKAVGQGSGLGLPMVYGIVAGHGGCVHIENRPGLGASVILHLPLTGAVPRTKPTVAPDAVPRGDGQLVLVADDEPFMRTLVRDLLSSLGYRTVLAANGEDAVALLAQHPEKVDIALLDVSMPRLGGPEAACRMRQLRPGLPVLFMTGYDLESALAGEAAKSGDLVLGKPFRVAALAQALQRALRTAGDSAGDDS, translated from the coding sequence TTGCCACCACCCCCGCCGCCCCATCCCGAACTCGATCCGTCGCTGCTGGCCGCCGTCTTCCACAACGCCGTCGACGGCATCTTCCTCGCCGATGCCGATTCCGGGCTGATCCTGCACGCCAATCCGGCCGCCGGCAGGCTGTTGGGGCGGGACCACCGGGAACTGCCGGGGTTGCACCAGACCGCGCTGCATCCGCCCGGCGAGTCGGACCGCTATGCGGAGATGTTCGCCGCACATGTCCAGACGGCGGCGGCGGCGCGACCGGTCTTCGTCGAATCGCTGGTGCGGCACGCGGACGGACGTGACATTCCGGTCACGATCAACACCACGCTCTGGCAGAGCGGAGGGCAGCGGATCGTACAGGGTATCTTCCGCGATATCAGCGCGCAGCAGGCGGCGACCCGGGCGCTGGACCACGAGCGCTCGCGGCTGCTGGCGCTGCTCCGCGCGATTCCCGACCTGGTCTGGCTGAAGGACCCGGCCGGCCGCTACCGCGCCTGCAACCCGGCCTTCGAGCGTCTCTACGGCCAGCCGGAATCGAAGCTGATCGGCCATACGGACTTCGATTTCGTCGACTCCACCACCGCCGAGTTCTTCCGCGACCACGATCGCCGCGCTGCGGAGGCAGGGCGCCCCACGCGCAACGAGGAATGGCTGACTTTCACCGACGGCGGCTACCGCGGGCTCTTCGAGACCGTCAAGACGCCGATGCGCGACAGCCAGGGCGGGCTGATCGGAGTGCTGGGTGTGGCTCGCGACATCACCGAGGTGCGGCGGGCCCAGGGACGCCTGCGCGGATCGCGCGACGAGGAACTGGCACAGGCGCGCGGTCTGCAGGCGACCGTCAGCGGTCTTGAATCCGAGCGGAATCTCTTCATTGCCGGGCCTGTGGTCGCCTTTCGCTGGCGCGCCACCGAAGGCTGGCCCGTCGAGTACGTCTCGGCCAACGTGGTCGGCGTCCTGGGTTACGGGGCCGAGGAGTTTCTCTCGGGCACGCAGCGGTATGCCGACCTCATCCATCCCGACGACCTCGACCGCGTGCGTGAGGAGGTGCAGAAGGCGAGCGCAGGACCGACCGCGTTCTTCGAGCACCGCCCGTACCGGCTGCGACATCGCGATGGTCGCCTGCTCTGGCTGCACGACTTCACGCGCATCCTGCGCGATAACGAGGGCCGGCCTACGCACTATTACGGCTACGTGCTCGACATCAGCGAGCGCATCGGTATGCAGGAGCACCTGCGCGCCGAGTCGGATTTCCGGGAGGCCCTGATCGAATCGGCAACCGAGGGCATCTGCGCCGGCTACATGTGCGATGAGGCGCCGTACGTGCGCATGACCGTCTGGAATCGACGTCTGCGTGAACTGACGGGGTATACGCAGTACGACATCAATCACCTCGGCTGGTACCAGGCCCTGTTCCCCGAGGCCACGTTGCGCGAACGCGCCATCGCGCGCGCACGGCGCGCCGTCGCCGGCGAGCATCTGCACGGCGAGGAATGGACCATCACCACGCGCGATGGGCGGCAACGCACGTTGCGCGTCTCGACCGCAGCAATCCCGGGGTCGGGCCTGGAGGGCCGCTCCTCGATGCTGGGAGTGATGGAGGACGTAACGGGCCAGCGGCAACTCGAGGAAACCCTGCGCCAGGCCCAGCGTCTGGAAGCCCTTGGCACGCTGGTCGGCGGCATCGCCCATGATTTCAACAACTTCCTGGCCGGCATGCTCGGCAACCTGCACCTGGCAATGCAGGTACTGGGTGACGGCAGCGCTGCAGCCGAAGCGACTGCTGTCGCGAATGCCCGGGAGCGCCTGGGCAGCGTCGAGCAACTGGGCACCCAGGCGGCGGTGATGATCGAGCGGCTGCTCGCCTTCGGGCGGCGGGACCGCCCGCAACTGCATCCGGTGGACCTGGCGGTGTTCGTGCGCGCGACCCTCGATCACGCGAGGGCTGCGCTGCCTGAAGGCTGTCTCCTCGAGGTGGATGTACCTGCCGCGCCCGTGGTCGTTGCCGCCGACGAAACCCAGATGCGGCAGGTGCTGCTGAACCTCCTGGCAAATGCCGGCGACGCAATGCACGGACGCATGGCGCCCCGATTGACCGTGAGTCTCGATGCGACGACTCTGGACCCGCAATTTCGCCAGGCGCACGGCGGATTGCCGAGCGGTCACTACGCGCGCCTGATCGTGGCCGACAACGGGCCCGGAATCGCTGCCGCCGACCTGCCGCACGTGTTCGAGCCGTTCTTCACGACCAAGGCCGTTGGCCAGGGGAGCGGGTTGGGACTGCCGATGGTCTACGGTATTGTCGCCGGCCACGGGGGCTGTGTGCACATAGAGAACAGGCCCGGCCTCGGTGCCTCCGTCATCCTCCACCTGCCGTTGACCGGCGCGGTACCGCGCACAAAGCCGACGGTCGCACCCGATGCCGTGCCGCGTGGCGATGGGCAGTTGGTGCTCGTCGCCGATGACGAACCGTTCATGCGCACCCTCGTGCGCGACCTGCTCTCGTCGCTGGGCTACCGCACGGTCCTGGCTGCCAACGGCGAGGACGCCGTGGCGTTGCTGGCGCAACATCCGGAAAAAGTGGACATCGCGCTGCTCGACGTGTCCATGCCGCGGCTCGGCGGCCCGGAAGCTGCTTGCCGGATGCGGCAACTGCGTCCGGGGCTGCCGGTCCTCTTCATGACGGGATACGATCTCGAGAGCGCACTTGCGGGTGAGGCCGCGAAATCCGGCGACCTGGTGCTGGGTAAGCCGTTCCGGGTCGCGGCGTTGGCGCAGGCGTTGCAGCGGGCGCTGCGGACTGCAGGCGACTCTGCCGGCGACGATTCCTGA
- a CDS encoding CHAT domain-containing protein: MNLLLLLSIPVMASAAALSPLPGPVAYRPLAFALSDTAAVNALFDRADRHLRAGAPDSVLVLVDPLAARAVVDGDLRNELRARLHQAGALALSGRLREAESQARRALDLSARLESPVAQRMARRWFGYSLLGQGLAAEAADAYTLLKQEAIAAGDRREEAYARMGLAYQALGRGEAASARADYEVAATLFAAVGEPVVGLDAQIGLARALGAEGRYQDMRRIYERILREGESGGPPRIMGYALNNLGSYEYQAGDPGRAVEYWERALAIKRTGADPVSLITPMLNLSLARMSLGAFEDARATLAELLERCRAGGYREQEAQVLERLATFEQAHGRHAEARALWRQIMAIGAAAAQDAPEAGIDLVKSLAAGGRAAEALAIADSMVTVVPHDESYMYACLLLARAEALSAAGRHAEAGASAASAHRRLKAGGFGLDELAALIEISTSHRGLAASDPAHADSALATLLEARRVWEEVRAVPRDPQWRERRGVLATTIHMDLAQLYLAPRRGDAPEAPARRAFDALQGYKARNLLERRLGPDAFTAGAGQAEAAVSLERLQRDILRPGEVLLDYYLGERASLVFVVSDTGCRAAVLPGALALRDLTGLFLELVSAPAPAHGLPGPGYEPAARRLAQELLTPCVPELAVAKRVLIAADGFLNRLPFELLPVAARGDERLGSACAVSRVPSATVLATLRRDVVSADGSATGAHQGLVLLSNGDGVAASRLAGARHEARDLERRYKDVSELRVIDGGSDVHWLRAAAGKAVLHIPAHSEAFDQRPWNSRIRVGTDDEGRPRWLLSAEIAAAPLDVSLAVLSGCSSAGGLALSGEGMLGLTGAFLAAGSHAVVASLWDVDDGATACLMEHFYRELAAGQSVAGALAAARRAVAADPATAAPCYWAGFVVVGDGALTVPLERRSAAGPLAAAGSVALAALSAAWLARGRRMRQVNGRPVISGPGGTLP; this comes from the coding sequence ATGAACCTGCTGCTGCTCCTGTCGATCCCCGTGATGGCCTCGGCAGCGGCGCTGTCGCCATTGCCAGGCCCTGTCGCGTACCGGCCGCTGGCATTCGCGCTGTCCGATACCGCCGCCGTGAATGCGCTGTTCGATCGTGCCGACCGGCACCTGCGCGCCGGTGCCCCCGATTCGGTGCTGGTACTGGTGGATCCCCTGGCAGCCAGGGCCGTCGTGGACGGGGACCTGCGGAACGAACTGCGGGCGCGCCTTCACCAGGCCGGCGCGCTGGCGTTGAGCGGTCGCCTCCGCGAAGCCGAGTCGCAGGCCCGGCGCGCCCTCGATCTATCGGCACGCCTTGAGTCCCCGGTTGCGCAGCGCATGGCCCGACGCTGGTTCGGCTATTCGCTCCTCGGCCAGGGCCTGGCCGCCGAGGCTGCCGATGCCTACACGCTGCTGAAGCAGGAAGCGATCGCGGCGGGCGACCGGCGCGAGGAGGCCTACGCCCGCATGGGGCTGGCCTATCAGGCCCTGGGCCGCGGCGAGGCGGCATCGGCACGCGCCGACTACGAGGTCGCGGCAACCCTTTTCGCCGCAGTCGGCGAGCCAGTCGTGGGACTCGACGCGCAGATCGGCCTGGCCAGGGCGCTGGGCGCCGAAGGCCGCTACCAGGACATGCGCCGCATCTACGAACGCATCCTGCGCGAGGGCGAGAGCGGCGGCCCGCCGCGCATCATGGGCTATGCCCTCAACAACCTCGGCAGCTACGAGTACCAGGCCGGTGATCCAGGGCGCGCGGTCGAATACTGGGAGCGCGCCCTTGCGATCAAGCGGACCGGAGCCGACCCCGTGTCCCTGATCACGCCGATGCTGAACCTGTCCCTGGCGCGCATGTCCCTGGGCGCATTCGAGGATGCACGGGCCACGTTGGCGGAACTGCTCGAACGTTGCCGCGCCGGCGGCTATCGCGAGCAGGAAGCGCAGGTCCTGGAGAGGCTCGCCACGTTCGAGCAGGCCCACGGACGGCATGCCGAAGCGCGCGCCTTGTGGCGCCAGATCATGGCCATCGGCGCCGCGGCGGCGCAGGACGCGCCCGAGGCCGGGATCGACCTGGTGAAATCCCTGGCCGCCGGCGGCCGCGCTGCCGAAGCGTTGGCCATCGCCGATTCGATGGTCACCGTCGTGCCACACGACGAGTCCTATATGTACGCCTGCCTGTTGCTGGCACGTGCCGAGGCCCTTTCAGCCGCAGGTCGGCATGCCGAGGCCGGTGCCTCGGCCGCCTCCGCGCACCGTCGCCTGAAGGCCGGAGGCTTCGGGCTCGACGAGCTGGCAGCGCTGATCGAGATCAGCACCAGCCACCGCGGTCTGGCGGCTTCGGACCCGGCACATGCCGACAGCGCGCTGGCCACCCTGCTTGAGGCGCGCCGCGTCTGGGAGGAAGTGCGGGCGGTGCCGCGCGATCCCCAGTGGCGGGAACGACGCGGTGTGCTGGCGACGACCATCCATATGGACCTGGCCCAACTGTACCTGGCGCCACGCAGGGGCGATGCGCCGGAAGCCCCGGCGCGGCGCGCCTTCGACGCCCTGCAGGGCTACAAGGCGCGCAACCTGCTCGAGCGGCGCCTGGGACCGGACGCCTTCACGGCGGGCGCAGGCCAGGCCGAGGCGGCGGTGTCGCTGGAGCGCCTGCAGCGCGACATCCTGCGCCCGGGCGAGGTGCTGCTCGACTATTACCTCGGTGAGCGCGCCTCGCTGGTCTTCGTGGTCAGTGACACGGGTTGTCGTGCCGCAGTGCTGCCCGGCGCCCTCGCCCTGCGGGACCTGACCGGGCTGTTCCTGGAACTGGTCTCCGCGCCCGCTCCCGCGCACGGACTGCCCGGCCCGGGCTACGAGCCGGCCGCTCGCCGCCTGGCCCAGGAGCTGTTGACGCCCTGTGTGCCGGAACTGGCGGTCGCGAAGCGCGTGCTGATCGCCGCCGACGGATTCCTGAACCGCCTGCCGTTCGAACTGCTGCCGGTGGCGGCACGCGGGGACGAGCGGCTCGGTTCAGCCTGCGCGGTGTCGCGGGTGCCTTCGGCCACCGTGTTGGCGACACTGCGGCGTGATGTCGTGAGTGCCGATGGTTCGGCGACCGGTGCCCATCAGGGCCTGGTCCTGCTCTCGAATGGCGATGGCGTGGCAGCGTCCAGGTTGGCGGGGGCGAGACACGAAGCCCGCGACCTCGAGCGCCGCTACAAGGATGTGAGCGAACTCCGGGTCATCGACGGGGGCAGCGACGTGCATTGGTTGCGCGCGGCCGCGGGCAAGGCGGTGCTGCACATCCCGGCGCATTCCGAGGCCTTCGACCAGCGGCCGTGGAACTCGCGCATCCGCGTTGGCACCGACGACGAAGGCCGGCCGCGCTGGCTCCTGAGCGCCGAGATCGCGGCGGCTCCCCTCGACGTCTCGCTGGCCGTCCTCTCCGGCTGTTCTTCCGCAGGCGGTCTGGCCCTTTCCGGCGAAGGCATGCTCGGCCTGACCGGGGCGTTTCTGGCCGCGGGCTCGCACGCCGTCGTCGCCTCGTTGTGGGATGTCGATGACGGTGCCACAGCGTGCCTGATGGAACACTTCTACCGGGAACTGGCGGCCGGGCAATCGGTGGCCGGCGCGCTGGCGGCGGCGCGCCGTGCGGTTGCCGCGGACCCGGCGACGGCGGCCCCGTGCTACTGGGCCGGCTTCGTCGTCGTGGGCGACGGGGCCCTCACAGTGCCGCTGGAACGGCGATCGGCTGCCGGTCCCCTGGCGGCCGCCGGTTCGGTCGCCCTGGCGGCCCTGAGTGCCGCCTGGCTCGCCCGCGGCCGCCGGATGCGCCAGGTCAACGGGCGGCCTGTGATTTCCGGGCCGGGCGGGACTCTCCCATGA
- a CDS encoding MCE family protein, translated as MRGRLNEIQVGLVTIIAIVVLVGGMLWLKNIDLRKGTSMYQADFAKVEGLRVGDKVQVRGIRMGEVTGMAIMPQAVRVQLQLDDSARLCDDAMVILGEKGIVGEVVIEIDPGTGAPVQEGHIFAGRSAGTIAAMTDAAGAALAEMRVLTGKVTALLEEVRREGKVIETLSQANTTLNKVDRMVEQNHEDVTVILDDLRATTTALRKLMDSGRVDQTLAGASSAAASADTLMAGLGRTTARFNALLDKLENGTGSAGMLLNDPALYTRTDSTLTSVQRLLDDLRRNPKKYFKVSIIDF; from the coding sequence ATGAGAGGCAGACTGAACGAGATCCAGGTTGGCCTGGTGACCATCATCGCGATCGTGGTGCTGGTCGGAGGCATGCTCTGGCTGAAGAACATCGACCTGCGCAAGGGCACGAGCATGTACCAGGCGGACTTCGCCAAGGTCGAGGGCCTGCGGGTGGGCGACAAGGTGCAGGTGCGCGGCATCCGGATGGGCGAGGTCACGGGCATGGCGATCATGCCGCAGGCCGTGCGCGTGCAGTTGCAGCTGGACGACTCGGCGCGGCTCTGCGACGACGCGATGGTCATCCTGGGCGAGAAGGGCATCGTCGGCGAGGTGGTCATCGAGATCGACCCCGGCACCGGAGCGCCGGTGCAGGAGGGGCACATCTTCGCGGGGCGCTCGGCCGGGACGATCGCCGCCATGACCGACGCCGCCGGCGCGGCCCTGGCCGAGATGCGCGTGCTGACCGGCAAGGTCACGGCGCTGCTCGAGGAAGTGCGCAGGGAAGGCAAGGTGATCGAGACGCTGTCGCAGGCCAACACGACCCTGAACAAGGTCGACCGCATGGTCGAGCAGAACCACGAGGACGTCACGGTCATCCTCGACGACCTGCGCGCGACGACCACGGCCCTGCGGAAGCTGATGGACTCCGGTCGCGTGGACCAGACATTGGCCGGGGCTTCGTCCGCGGCCGCCAGCGCCGATACGCTCATGGCGGGGCTGGGCCGGACTACCGCGCGCTTCAACGCGCTGCTCGACAAGCTCGAGAACGGGACGGGCTCGGCGGGCATGCTGCTGAACGACCCGGCCCTCTACACGCGCACGGATTCGACGCTGACGTCGGTGCAGCGGCTGCTGGACGACCTGCGCCGCAACCCGAAGAAGTACTTCAAGGTGAGCATCATCGATTTCTAG
- a CDS encoding VIT family protein yields the protein MKSHHRERHVGDRIGWLRASVLGANDGIVSTASLIVGVAAGGASRGTVLLAGFAGLAAGALSMAAGEYVSVSSQSDAEQADLARERRELEDDLEHEQEELAAIYRSRGLDADLARRVALQLMDHDALGAHARDELGLSDLHAARPLQAALASAASFAVGAALPVATAAFSPTELRVPLVAAGALVLLALLGGLGARAGGAPMLVAAGRVTFWGALAMVATAAVGRIFHIAA from the coding sequence ATGAAGTCGCACCATCGCGAACGTCACGTGGGCGACCGCATCGGTTGGCTGCGGGCATCCGTGCTCGGCGCCAACGACGGCATCGTCTCCACCGCGAGCCTGATCGTCGGCGTGGCTGCCGGCGGCGCCTCGCGCGGCACCGTGCTGCTGGCCGGGTTCGCCGGACTGGCCGCCGGCGCGCTGTCGATGGCCGCCGGCGAATATGTCTCGGTCAGTTCACAGTCGGATGCCGAGCAGGCCGACCTGGCCCGGGAGCGCCGCGAACTTGAGGACGACCTCGAGCACGAGCAGGAGGAACTGGCGGCGATCTACCGCTCGCGCGGGCTGGACGCGGACCTGGCGCGCCGTGTGGCCCTGCAACTGATGGACCACGACGCGCTGGGTGCACACGCGCGTGACGAGCTGGGCCTGTCCGACCTGCACGCTGCGCGCCCGCTGCAGGCGGCGCTGGCCTCCGCCGCCTCGTTCGCCGTGGGGGCGGCCCTGCCGGTGGCAACGGCCGCCTTCAGTCCAACCGAACTGCGCGTGCCGCTGGTCGCTGCCGGCGCCCTGGTCCTGCTGGCTCTCCTCGGCGGCCTCGGTGCCCGTGCCGGCGGCGCCCCGATGTTGGTGGCGGCCGGCCGGGTGACCTTCTGGGGCGCCCTGGCCATGGTGGCGACCGCGGCCGTGGGACGGATCTTCCACATCGCTGCCTGA
- a CDS encoding TerC family protein, with protein sequence MIVWILFLALIVALLALDLGVFHRRAHVIAVPEALRWSALWIGLGLAFGIVVYFLYDRHWLGVGVTVGDPLTGSQAALQYLTGYVVEKSLSLDNIFVIAMIFRYFRLPAVLQHRALYWGILGAMVLRGAMIAAGVALIRNFAWVTFVFGAILLWTALRFLRHDDTEPHLERNPVLRLARRFMPITADYHGQSFVIREGGRLLATPLVPLLLVVETSDVVFAVDSIPAVFAVTRDPFIVFTSNIFAILGLRALYFALIGFLDRLRYLKPSLALVLGFVGAKMLAAEWVHVPALWSLAVIAGILTVGAVASLLSREATTAPSGTAPGDDAAKGPE encoded by the coding sequence TTGATCGTCTGGATCCTGTTCCTGGCCCTGATCGTCGCACTGCTGGCGCTGGATCTGGGCGTCTTCCACCGGCGTGCGCACGTCATCGCCGTACCCGAGGCGTTGCGCTGGTCGGCATTGTGGATCGGGCTGGGGCTCGCTTTCGGCATCGTCGTCTACTTTCTCTACGACCGGCACTGGCTGGGTGTGGGCGTGACGGTGGGCGATCCGCTGACGGGCTCGCAGGCCGCGCTCCAGTACCTGACCGGATACGTCGTCGAGAAGTCGCTGAGCCTCGACAACATCTTCGTCATCGCCATGATCTTCCGGTATTTCCGGCTGCCGGCGGTGCTCCAGCATCGGGCCCTTTACTGGGGCATCCTCGGGGCGATGGTGCTGCGCGGGGCAATGATCGCGGCGGGCGTGGCCCTGATCCGCAATTTCGCGTGGGTGACGTTCGTGTTCGGGGCCATCCTGCTGTGGACGGCGCTGCGCTTCCTGCGCCACGACGACACCGAGCCCCACCTCGAACGCAACCCGGTGCTGCGGCTCGCGCGACGGTTCATGCCCATTACCGCCGACTATCACGGGCAGAGCTTCGTCATCCGCGAAGGCGGTCGTCTGCTGGCCACGCCGCTGGTCCCTCTGCTGCTCGTGGTCGAGACAAGTGATGTCGTATTCGCCGTCGACTCCATCCCGGCGGTGTTCGCCGTCACCCGCGATCCGTTCATCGTCTTCACGTCCAACATCTTCGCGATCCTCGGCCTGCGCGCGCTGTATTTCGCGCTGATCGGCTTCCTGGACAGGCTCCGCTACCTGAAGCCGAGCCTGGCGCTGGTCCTGGGTTTCGTCGGCGCCAAGATGCTGGCCGCCGAGTGGGTGCACGTGCCGGCGCTGTGGTCGCTCGCGGTCATCGCGGGTATCCTGACCGTGGGTGCCGTGGCGTCGTTGCTGTCCCGCGAGGCGACGACCGCGCCATCCGGAACCGCCCCCGGCGACGACGCTGCGAAAGGACCCGAATGA
- a CDS encoding ABC transporter ATP-binding protein, translating to MQQEWDIPPPPDQSVADPSTFSGIVVQGVSKSFGPKKVLDSADLLIHKGETLVIIGRSGEGKSVLLKHIVRLLEPDAGHIWVEGQDVSSLELGPLMEMRKKFGFLFQGAALFDSMTICKNIGLALEEHTDWPTAKIRARACECLAQVGLVGVEDKVPSELSGGMKKRAALARAIVMEPQYILYDEPTTGLDPITSDAINDLIIQLQKELGVTSIVVTHDMPSAFKIANRMAMLSKGRIVFTGTVEEVRTTPHPMVRQFIEGRSQGPLGAF from the coding sequence ATGCAGCAGGAATGGGACATCCCGCCACCGCCCGACCAGAGCGTCGCCGACCCGTCGACGTTCAGCGGCATCGTCGTGCAGGGCGTCAGCAAGAGCTTCGGGCCGAAGAAGGTGCTCGACAGTGCGGACCTGCTGATCCACAAGGGCGAGACGCTGGTCATCATCGGGCGCAGCGGCGAGGGCAAGTCCGTATTGCTGAAGCACATCGTCCGGCTGCTGGAGCCCGATGCGGGGCATATCTGGGTCGAGGGCCAGGACGTGTCGTCACTGGAACTGGGACCATTGATGGAGATGCGGAAGAAGTTCGGCTTCCTGTTCCAGGGCGCGGCGCTGTTCGACTCGATGACGATCTGCAAGAACATCGGGCTGGCGCTGGAAGAGCACACCGACTGGCCGACCGCGAAGATCCGTGCCCGCGCCTGCGAGTGCCTCGCCCAGGTGGGCCTGGTCGGCGTCGAGGACAAGGTGCCCAGCGAACTGTCCGGCGGCATGAAGAAGCGGGCTGCGCTGGCGCGGGCCATCGTCATGGAGCCGCAGTACATCCTGTACGACGAACCGACGACCGGGCTGGACCCGATCACCTCGGATGCCATCAACGACCTCATCATCCAGCTGCAGAAGGAGCTGGGGGTCACCAGCATCGTCGTCACGCACGACATGCCGAGCGCGTTCAAGATCGCCAACCGCATGGCGATGCTGAGCAAGGGGCGCATCGTTTTCACCGGGACTGTCGAGGAAGTGCGGACGACGCCGCACCCGATGGTCCGGCAGTTCATCGAAGGCCGCTCCCAGGGACCGTTGGGGGCGTTTTGA
- a CDS encoding sigma-70 family RNA polymerase sigma factor — MMERSALGSALDADLVTLIRAGGAQAEPAAAELFGRYHSRVYAWCRRYRRDPDQALDLAQDVLLAAWRSLGTWEGKAPFGGWLFVITHHACVRAARARPLVQDGDCELEDLPDPRPDPASDLEDRQEQAALLALVQLHLDPQEQRAVWMRCNERMPVDEITRVLGLKTATGARGLLQTARRKLKAARERQDLEQGGSTVDPGP, encoded by the coding sequence ATGATGGAGCGGAGCGCATTGGGGTCGGCCCTCGACGCGGATCTGGTGACCCTGATCCGCGCCGGGGGCGCCCAGGCGGAACCGGCCGCGGCCGAGCTGTTCGGGCGCTACCACAGCCGTGTCTACGCCTGGTGCCGGCGCTATCGCCGGGACCCGGACCAGGCCCTCGACCTTGCCCAGGATGTGCTGCTGGCCGCCTGGCGCTCGCTGGGAACCTGGGAGGGCAAGGCGCCGTTCGGCGGCTGGCTGTTCGTGATCACGCACCACGCCTGCGTGCGGGCCGCCCGGGCGCGGCCGCTGGTGCAGGACGGCGACTGCGAACTGGAGGACCTGCCCGATCCCCGGCCGGATCCCGCGTCGGATCTGGAGGACAGGCAGGAACAGGCGGCCCTGCTGGCCCTGGTGCAGTTGCACCTGGATCCGCAGGAGCAACGCGCCGTCTGGATGCGCTGCAACGAACGCATGCCCGTGGATGAGATCACGCGGGTGCTCGGCTTGAAGACGGCGACCGGCGCCCGGGGATTGCTGCAGACCGCGCGCCGGAAACTGAAGGCCGCACGGGAACGACAGGACCTCGAGCAGGGCGGATCAACGGTCGATCCGGGCCCATAA